Below is a genomic region from Methylobacterium sp. FF17.
AAGCAGGAGCACAAGGAGAGCGAGGGCAGCCCCGAAGTGAAGGGCCGCATGAAGCAGCTCCGCGCCCAGCGCGTGAAGAAGCGCATGATGGCCGCGGTGCCCGATGCAACCGTCATCGTCACCAACCCGACCCACTACGCGGTCGCCCTGCGCTACGAAGCCGGCATGGCCGCGCCCATCTGCGTCGCCAAGGGCGTCGACAGCCTCGCCCTGAAGATCCGCGCGGTGGCCAAGGAGCACGACGTGCCGATCCTCGAGAACCCGCCGCTGGCCCGCGCCCTGCACGCAACGGTGGAGATCGACGCCGAAATCCCGGCGGAGCATTACCGCGCGGTGGCCGAGGTCATCGGCTACGTCATGCGCCTCCGGCGGCGGGCCGCGTGAGGGCACAAAGATCGCAGCGGCCTGATATCTCGGCGGGTTACGCCGGTTTGGGCTTGCCGCCGGCCCGAACGGGGGGCTAACCCGAATGGCTTCTGGAGTGGATCGACGGCGGATGGTTGAGTTCAGCGGACCGGGAAAACCCGCGTCGAACGCGATCGATCGATCCGAACGCCCGGGGCGCGTGGGTCTTCTCCTCGTTCTGGCGGGCCTGCTGGTCGGCGCGGCGGTCGGCCTGACCTTCGTCGCCAACGAGCAGGCGCAGCCGCTCATCCTGGGCCTGCTGGCGCTTCTCGCCATGGCGGGGGTGTTCTGTCTCTTCGCGCTCGCCATCGGCGCCATCCAGTTCGGAGGGCAGACCACGCGCGACGACATCACGAAGGCCATCGTGGACGCCTCGCCGGACGGGGCGATCGTGGTCGAGGAGGGCGGACGCCTCATCTACGCCAACGAATCCTACCTGCGCATCGCGGGCGGCGAGACCTTCGCCAGCCTGCGCCCGGTGGAGCGGGTCTTCGTCGGCTCGCCCGAGGTCTCCGAAGCGGTCTACCGGCTGGCCCAGGCAGCCCGCGACGGCTTGGGGCACACGGAGGAGATCCGGATGGCGCCGCCGCCGGCGGGCGGGGGCGAGCGGGCCTTCGCCTGGTTCCGCATCGCCGTGCGGCCGACCGAGCGGCCAAGGCGCCCCGCCACCCTGTGGACGGTGAGCGACATCACCCACGAGCGCGAGCGCCAGGAGAACGTCTTCCAGGAACTCCAGCACGCCATCGACTACCTCGATCACGCGCCCGCAGGCTTCCTGTCCATCGATCCCGCCGGCTCGATCGTCTACATGAACGCCACGCTGGCGGCCTGGCTCGGCTACGACCTCGCGACGGTGGGCTCCGGCGGCCTCCGGCTCGCCGACATCGCCCCCGGCGCTGACATGCTCACCGCCTCGGAAGGCCTGCCGGGCGAAGTCCGCACGGATCGCTTCGACCTCGACCTGCGCCGCCGCAACGGCCACCCGCTGCCGACGCGGCTCTACCATCGCGTCGCCTTCGGTCAGGACGGACGGCCCGGGCCGTCGCGCACCTTCGTGCTCAACCGCTCCGCCGGGGCGGAGACCGACGAGCCGCAGCGGGTCGCGGAGGTGCGTCTCGCACGCTTCCTGAATAACAGCCCCATCGCCATCGCGACCCTCGACCAGGCCGGGCACATCGCCCGCGCCAATGCGTCCTTCGCCCGCCTGTTCGGGGGCCTGCCCCGGCAGGCGCTGCCCGGGGGCCAGAACGATCTGCAGAGCGAGCCCACCATGTGGGATGCGATCGCCGAGCGGGACCGCGCCGTCCTCGAAACCGCCCTGTCCAAGGCCGCCGCCGGCTTCGTCGAGGTGGCGCCCATCGAGATCATGCTCGCCGGCCCCGGCAACCGTTCGGCCCGCGTCTGGCTCAGCCCGGCCGGCGGCGAGGCCGCCCGCGCCCCCCGCGACGGGGAGGAGGGCGATCAGAACGACCGCGAGCGCGTCATCCTCTATGCCCTCGACACCACCGCCCAGCGCCAGCTGGAGCAGCAGGTGGCGCAGGCCCAGAAGATGGACACGGTAGGCCAACTCGCCGGCGGCATCGCGCACGACTTCAACAACGTCCTGCAGGCGATCATCGGCTATTCGGACCTGCTGCTGGCGAGCCATCGGCCGACCGACCCGGCCTTCCAGGACATCATGCAGATCAAGCAGAACGCCAACCGGGCCGCGAGCCTGGTGCGTCAGCTGCTGGCCTTCTCGCGGCGCCAGACCCTGCGCCCGGAGGTGATGAATGTCGGCGAGGCCCTCTCCGACCTGACCCTGCTGCTCAAGCGCCTGCTCGGCGAGCGCGTCGACCTCGACCTGAAGCACGGCCGGGACATCTGGCCGATCAAGGCCGACGTGAACCAGTTCGAGCAGGTCATCGTGAACCTCGCGGTCAATGCCCGCGACGCCATGCCGGAGGGTGGCCGGCTCCTCATCCGCACCGCCAACGTCACGCACGAGGCGGTGCCGAGCGAGAACCGCCTCGGCATGCCGGCCGGCGACCACGTCCTGATCGAGGTGCTCGACACCGGCCAGGGCATCCCACCGGACGTGATGGAGAAGATCTTCGAGCCGTTCTTCACCACCAAGGAGATCGGCAAGGGCACGGGGCTCGGCCTCTCCACCGTGTTCGGCATCGTCAAGCAGAGCGGCGGCACCATCGACGTGCGCTCGACGGTGGGCGAGGGCACCGCCTTCCGGATCTACTTCCCGCGTCACGAGCCCAGCGCCGAACCGGCGCCCGAGCCCGAGATCGCGCTTCCGTCCCCCTCATCGCAGAACTCCGCCGCCATCGCGGCGAGCCGCCTTAAGGGCGGCGGCGACCGGGCGAAGACCGACGCCGACAAGCCGGCGCCACGCAAGCCGGCGCCGGATCACACCGGCCAGGGGGTCATCCTGCTGGTGGAGGACGAGGACCCTGTCCGCGCCGTCAACAGCCGCGCCCTCTCGGCGCGCGGCTATACGGTGCTCGAGGCCGCCTCGGGAATCGACGCCCTGCGCATCATTGCGGAGACCTCCGAGACCATCGACCTCGTTGTGTCCGACGTGGTGATGCCGGAGATGGATGGGCCGACCCTGCTGCGCGAACTGCGCAAGGATTCCCCGAACCTGAAGGTGATCTTCGTGTCCGGCTACGCGGAGGACGCCTTCCGCAAGAACCTGCCCGACGGCGAGGATTTCAACTTCCTGCCCAAGCCCTTTAGCTTGAAACAGCTTGTCGAGACGGTGAAGGAGACGATCGCGCGATAGGGCGCGGGCGGATGGGGATTCTTCGGGCGTATCCCGGGAATCTCCGTCGCCGCTCTTGCCGCACGAGAACAAAACAGGTACATAATCGGCATCCGAGGCGCATTGAGCCTTGCTCTTCCCCCATGCATAAGGATGCCGACGAATGGCCCAGCCCGCGCTGAAAGTTGTGGAATCCCCGATGGTGGACAAGGACAAGGCCAAGGCGATCGACGCCGCACTGTCACAGATCGAGCGTGCCTTCGGCAAAGGCTCGATCATGCGGCTCGGCAAGAACGACAAGGTCGCTGAAGTCGAGGTCGTCTCCACCGGCTCCCTCGGTCTCGACATCGCGCTCGGCGTCGGCGGCCTGCCGCGCGGCCGCGTCATCGAGATCTACGGCCCGGAATCCTCGGGCAAGACCACGCTCGCCCTGCACACCATCGCGGAAGCTCAGAAGAAGGGCGGCGTCTGCGCCTTCGTGGATGCCGAGCACGCCCTCGACCCGGTCTATGCGCGTAAGCTCGGCGTGCAGCTCGACGATCTCCTGATTTCCCAGCCCGACACCGGTGAGCAGGCCCTGGAGATCACCGACACGCTGGTGCGCTCGGGCGCCATCGACGTGCTGGTGGTGGATTCGGTGGCGGCCCTGACGCCGCGCGCCGAGATCGAGGGTGAGATGGGCGACAGCCAGCCCGGCCTGCAGGCACGCCTGATGAGCCAGGCCCTGCGCAAGCTCACGGGCTCGATCTCGCGCTCGAAGTGCATGGTCATCTTCATCAACCAGATCCGCATGAAGATCGGCGTGATGTATGGGTCTCCGGAGACCACGACGGGCGGCAACGCCCTGAAGTTCTACGCGTCCGTGCGCCTCGACATCCGTCGCGTCTCTACCCTGAAGGATCGCGACGAGGCCATCGGCAACCAGGTCCGCGTCAAGGTCGTGAAGAACAAGGTCGCGCCGCCCTTCAAGCAGGTCGAGTTCGACATCATGTTCGGCGAAGGCGTCTCGAAGGTCGGCGAGCTGATCGACCTCGGCGTGAAGGCCGGGATCGTCGAGAAGTCGGGTGCCTGGTTCTCCTATGCGAGCCAGCGCCTGGGGCAGGGCCGCGAGAACTCGAAGGGGTTCCTGCGCGACAACCCGGAGATCGCCGGCAAGATCGAGGCATCGATCCGTCAGAATTCCGGGCTCGTCGCCGAGAAGATCCTCGAAAACGCCAAGCCCACCGAGGACGAGTTGGACGAAGGCGAGGCCTGAGGCGGTAGCGCTCCGCCACCATCCGGCGGAGCAACCGATCGACCCACGAGAGAAAGGCCGCCGGGTGGATGCCCGGCGGCTTTTCTCCGTTTCTCGACCCGTTGGGCTACCCGGGAGGGAGCACGTCGATCTGGATCGCGGCGTAATAAGCGGCGAGGTCCGCAATCTCGGCGTCGCTGAGGGATTTCGCGACCACGTTCATAATCTCGTTCCGGCGCGTGCCGTCCCGGTATTCGGTGAGTGCCTTGACGAGGTAGGGTTCGACCTGACCCGCGAGGTTGGGAGCCTCCGGCAGCTTGGAGAGCCCGTCGAGGCCATGGCAGGTCTGGCAGGCGATCGCCGCCTTGCGCCCGGCCTTCGCGTCTCCCGCCTGCGCCGCTCCCGACAGCAGAAGGACGGCCAGGAGCGGGACGAGGCGGATCACCGCCCGCACTCTCCCTCGCATCCACCGGTCCTCAACTGCCCGCACCTCATTTGCCCTCATAGGAGATCCGGTAGATCGCGCCGGCGGTGTCGTCGGCGACCAGCAGGGATCCATCGAGCAGTACCGCCACGTCGGCCGGGCGACCGAGATATTCCCCGTCGGCCGTCAGCCAGCCCTCGGCGAAGGGCTTCGGCGCGCCGGCTTTACCGTCCTTGTCGACGGGCACGTACACGATCCGGGCGCCGATCGGCTGGGTGCGGTTCCAGGAGCCATGCTCAGCGGTGAAGATGCCGCCGCGATATGATTCTGGGAACATGCGGCCGGTATAGAAGACCATGCCGAGATCGGCCGCGTGGGGCGGCAGTTCGGCCTGCGGGAAGACGGCATCCTTCGGCGGCGTCTCGTCCTTGTACTCCACCGTCCGGACCTGTCCGCCGCCGAACCAGGGGAAACCGAAATTCTCGCCGCCCTTGGCGATGCGGTTCAATTCTCCGGGGGGCGTGTCGTCGCCCATCCCGTCCACCTGGTTGTCGGTGAACCACAGGGCCTTGTCGGCGGGGTTGAAGTCCATGCCGACCGAATTGCGGATGCCGGTGGCGTAGACCTCCCGGTTCTTGCCGTCCGCATCCATGCGGATGATCCCGCCGATGCCGGTCTGGGCATAGAGCTCGCGCTTCGTCGCGGGTGGCACGTTGTAGGGCTGGCCCAGCGAAATGTATGTCTTGCCGTCCGGCCCGACCCGACACATCCGGGCGGTGTGATTGTAGCTCTCCTCGGCCGCCGGGATGAGGTCGCCCTGCTTGACCAGGATGCCGGCCGCCACATCCGGGCTCTCGTAGAAGAACTCGGCGGCCGGGAAGGACAGGACGCGATTCTGCTCGACGATCGTGAGCACCCCGTCCTTCGAGAAACAGACCCCGTTGGGGATCTTGAAGGCGATGCCGGGCGCGAAGGCCCGGACCTCGTCGGCGACGCGGTCCTTGTCGCGGTCGGTGACGGTGTAGACCTTGCTCTTGCGCGTTCCCACGAACAGGACACCGGCGTTGGGACCGACCGCGATGGAACGGGCGTCCGGCACCACCGCATAGAGGTCGATCTTGAAGCCCTCGGGCAGCTTGATCTTGCCGAGCGTCTTGCGGAGTGCATCCGCGCGCCGGCCGGTCTGCGGGATCTCTGGGGCCTCGGCGGTGCCGGTGCTCTGCATGCCCGTCAGCTTCTCCAGGGCATCCGCCTTCGCCTTCGTGTCGGCGGGGGACGCGCCCTGCGCGAGGGCGGCCGTAGAGAGCGCCAGCGCGGCGCAGCCGGCCAGCAGCGTCGCGGTGAGGACCGATCGCATGGGTGTCTCCCTGGATCCGCCCGCGTGCCGGGGCGGTTGAGCCCCGACGATATGATCCTCCCGGCGACGCCGGCAAGGGGTTCCGGAGGCGCGGTACCGGTCCGGCTTCGAAGGCCGGATCGGCCATGCGGACGTGTTTCACGCGGCGTGCTCCCGGACCGGCGGTGCGCAAAGTCGAAACCGACCGTGACTTGCGCCGGAACGCTCCTTATGAGTGCCCCAGCGCGGTGAAGCCCTTGATCCCAGGACCGTCATCTCATGACCGTCTCGGATCGCGGCCTCCGCCGTGCGGCGCGCGGATGCGACGGACGATGTCCGTGCCTCGCGCTCCGGCGGCCCCCTACGACAGAGTTGTGATGCGATGAGCGGCGTCAACGAGATCCGGTCGACCTTCCTCGACTACTTCGCCAAGGAAGGCCACGAAGTGTTGCCGTCCTCCTCGCTGGTGCCGCGCAACGACCCCACGCTGATGTTCACCAATGCCGGCATGGTGCAGTTCAAGAACGTCTTCACCGGCGTCGAGAAGCGTCCCTACGATCGTGCCACGACGGCGCAGAAATGCGTCCGGGCGGGGGGCAAGCACAACGACCTCGACAATGTGGGCTACACCGCGCGCCACCACACCTTCTTCGAGATGCTCGGCAACTTCTCCTTCGGCGACTACTTCAAGCCGCGGGCGATCGAGCTGGCCTGGAACCTGATCACCAAGGAGTTCGGTCTGTCGAAGGACCGGCTGCTGGTGACGGTCTATGCCGACGACGACGAGGCCGCCGAACTCTGGCGCAAGATCGCGGGCTTCTCCGACGATCGCATCATCCGCATCGGCACCTCCGACAATTTCTGGCAAATGGGCGATACCGGGCCCTGCGGCCCCTGCTCGGAGATCTTCATCGACCAGGGCCCGACGCTCCAGGGCGGACCGCCCGGTTCGCCGGACGAGGACGGCGACCGCTTCCTCGAGTTCTGGAACCTCGTCTTCATGCAGTACGAGCAGATCGAGCCGGGCAACCGCCTCGCCCTGCCGCGCCCGTCCATCGATACCGGGATGGGCCTGGAGCGCATGGCGGCGATCCTCCAGGGCG
It encodes:
- the cckA gene encoding cell cycle histidine kinase CckA, which translates into the protein MVEFSGPGKPASNAIDRSERPGRVGLLLVLAGLLVGAAVGLTFVANEQAQPLILGLLALLAMAGVFCLFALAIGAIQFGGQTTRDDITKAIVDASPDGAIVVEEGGRLIYANESYLRIAGGETFASLRPVERVFVGSPEVSEAVYRLAQAARDGLGHTEEIRMAPPPAGGGERAFAWFRIAVRPTERPRRPATLWTVSDITHERERQENVFQELQHAIDYLDHAPAGFLSIDPAGSIVYMNATLAAWLGYDLATVGSGGLRLADIAPGADMLTASEGLPGEVRTDRFDLDLRRRNGHPLPTRLYHRVAFGQDGRPGPSRTFVLNRSAGAETDEPQRVAEVRLARFLNNSPIAIATLDQAGHIARANASFARLFGGLPRQALPGGQNDLQSEPTMWDAIAERDRAVLETALSKAAAGFVEVAPIEIMLAGPGNRSARVWLSPAGGEAARAPRDGEEGDQNDRERVILYALDTTAQRQLEQQVAQAQKMDTVGQLAGGIAHDFNNVLQAIIGYSDLLLASHRPTDPAFQDIMQIKQNANRAASLVRQLLAFSRRQTLRPEVMNVGEALSDLTLLLKRLLGERVDLDLKHGRDIWPIKADVNQFEQVIVNLAVNARDAMPEGGRLLIRTANVTHEAVPSENRLGMPAGDHVLIEVLDTGQGIPPDVMEKIFEPFFTTKEIGKGTGLGLSTVFGIVKQSGGTIDVRSTVGEGTAFRIYFPRHEPSAEPAPEPEIALPSPSSQNSAAIAASRLKGGGDRAKTDADKPAPRKPAPDHTGQGVILLVEDEDPVRAVNSRALSARGYTVLEAASGIDALRIIAETSETIDLVVSDVVMPEMDGPTLLRELRKDSPNLKVIFVSGYAEDAFRKNLPDGEDFNFLPKPFSLKQLVETVKETIAR
- the recA gene encoding recombinase RecA — protein: MAQPALKVVESPMVDKDKAKAIDAALSQIERAFGKGSIMRLGKNDKVAEVEVVSTGSLGLDIALGVGGLPRGRVIEIYGPESSGKTTLALHTIAEAQKKGGVCAFVDAEHALDPVYARKLGVQLDDLLISQPDTGEQALEITDTLVRSGAIDVLVVDSVAALTPRAEIEGEMGDSQPGLQARLMSQALRKLTGSISRSKCMVIFINQIRMKIGVMYGSPETTTGGNALKFYASVRLDIRRVSTLKDRDEAIGNQVRVKVVKNKVAPPFKQVEFDIMFGEGVSKVGELIDLGVKAGIVEKSGAWFSYASQRLGQGRENSKGFLRDNPEIAGKIEASIRQNSGLVAEKILENAKPTEDELDEGEA
- a CDS encoding c-type cytochrome, giving the protein MIRLVPLLAVLLLSGAAQAGDAKAGRKAAIACQTCHGLDGLSKLPEAPNLAGQVEPYLVKALTEYRDGTRRNEIMNVVAKSLSDAEIADLAAYYAAIQIDVLPPG
- a CDS encoding PQQ-dependent sugar dehydrogenase — protein: MRSVLTATLLAGCAALALSTAALAQGASPADTKAKADALEKLTGMQSTGTAEAPEIPQTGRRADALRKTLGKIKLPEGFKIDLYAVVPDARSIAVGPNAGVLFVGTRKSKVYTVTDRDKDRVADEVRAFAPGIAFKIPNGVCFSKDGVLTIVEQNRVLSFPAAEFFYESPDVAAGILVKQGDLIPAAEESYNHTARMCRVGPDGKTYISLGQPYNVPPATKRELYAQTGIGGIIRMDADGKNREVYATGIRNSVGMDFNPADKALWFTDNQVDGMGDDTPPGELNRIAKGGENFGFPWFGGGQVRTVEYKDETPPKDAVFPQAELPPHAADLGMVFYTGRMFPESYRGGIFTAEHGSWNRTQPIGARIVYVPVDKDGKAGAPKPFAEGWLTADGEYLGRPADVAVLLDGSLLVADDTAGAIYRISYEGK